From Peromyscus eremicus chromosome 3, PerEre_H2_v1, whole genome shotgun sequence, one genomic window encodes:
- the Tgoln2 gene encoding trans-Golgi network integral membrane protein 2 — MRFLVALLLLNVAVARTDSPPASTTRATPSQDNPPAQPSIEKDSGQPPASPPPEKKASSKQEEPGGQTAQGQTAQGQTAQGQTAQGQSSANGGPETPVEPTAAAVASSAGSGQQVAAAVPPAREPVGPKTQPEKAQTKSTGTAQQPPPADPKQEAPEQKPAKDDPEKSTKANSDKPISKPSSDKETPKIDKTDLAEQGQKPTLTSKTESGERPAGDSDFSLKPEVGDKSSEPTEDVETKETDEGDTEPEEGSPLEEENEKVLDPSSSENREGTLTDSMNGEKEDSYKDNSGNTSAESSHFFAYLVTAAVLVAVLYIAYHNKRKIIAFALEGKRSKVTRRPKASDYQRLNLKL; from the exons ATGCGGTTCCTGGTTGCGTTGCTCCTGCTGAATGTCGCAGTGGCGA GAACTGACTCGCCGCCTGCTTCTACGACACGCGCCACCCCAAGTCAAGATAATCCTCCGGCTCAGCCTTCTATAGAAAAAGACTCCGGTCAGCCCCCCGCGTCCCCGCCGCCTGAGAAAAAAGCGTCTTCTAAGCAGGAAGAGCCTGGCGGGCAGACCGCGCAGGGGCAGACCGCGCAGGGGCAGACCGCGCAGGGGCAGACCGCGCAGGGGCAGTCGTCCGCTAACGGAGGCCCGGAGACTCCGGTGGAGCCGACTGCGGCAGCAGTTGCCAGTTCGGCGGGATCTGGACAGCAGGTCGCTGCAGCCGTTCCCCCCGCAAGAGAGCCGGTTGGTCCCAAAACTCAGCCCGAGAAAGCACAAACCAAGTCAACTGGGACTGCACAGCAGCCCCCGCCAGCCGACCCCAAACAGGAGGCGCCTGAGCAGAAGCCCGCAAAAGATGATCCCGAGAAGTCCACAAAAGCTAATTCGGACAAGCCCATCTCCAAACCCTCCTCAGATAAGGAGACTCCCAAGATTGACAAAACCGACCTAGCTGAACAAGGACAGAAACCGACGCTTACTTCCAAAACTGAATCTGGGGAGAGACCGGCAGGGGACTCCGACTTCTCTTTAAAGCCAGAGGTAGGAGACAAGTCTTCAGAGCCTACTGAAGATGTGGAAACCAAGGAGACTGATGAGGGTGatacagagccagaagagggctcacCACTTGAAGAAGAGAATGAAAAGGTGTTGGACCCTTCCTCCAGTGAGAACCGAGAGGGGACACTTACGGATTCTATGAATGGGGAGAAGGAGGACTCTTATAAGGACAATTCTGGAAACACCAGTGCAGAAAGCAGCCATTTCTTTGCATATCTGGTGACCGCAGCTGTTCTTGTTGCTGTCCTCTATATTGCTTACCACAACAAACGGAAG